One Corynebacterium yudongzhengii DNA window includes the following coding sequences:
- a CDS encoding UDP-N-acetylmuramoyl-L-alanyl-D-glutamate--2,6-diaminopimelate ligase: MTTHAITLARIAELAGASAPAGEHAAVEIDSVDLVSSRVRDGALFAALPGTRAHGATFAAETPAAAILTDARGAEILAEAGEKRPVVVVEDIRKVLGHVSAEIYGHPAREMTMLGVTGTSGKTTTSYLLERGLMAAGHKVGLIGTTGTRIDGREVPTTLTTPEAPTLQALFADMRAEGVTHVVMEVSSHALELGRITGTDFDVAGFTNLSQDHLDFHPTMEDYFQAKARFFDPASPLHAQRAVICVDDDWGQRMAEIAGDQALRVATSDKRGADLVGTQISQDATGAQVVEVTGTDATVRFDLSLPGDFNVANATLAVGMARAIDADLEAFARGISTVEVPGRMERIDQGQDFLAVVDYAHKPAAVAAVLHTLRAQIDGRIGVVVGTGGDRDPSKRPIMGAEAARGAEFVVVTDDNPRTEDPAPIRAAVYRGAVEAGTDAEIIELGSRAEAIDAVVQWAQPGDAIVVVGKGHEVGQIVGDTVHHFDDREEVRRALTERGYSAAETTPENN; encoded by the coding sequence ATGACCACCCACGCCATCACCCTCGCGCGCATCGCTGAGCTGGCCGGTGCGAGCGCCCCGGCTGGTGAGCACGCTGCCGTAGAAATCGATTCCGTCGATCTCGTCTCCAGCCGCGTACGCGACGGCGCCCTCTTCGCCGCCTTACCCGGCACCCGCGCCCATGGCGCCACGTTCGCCGCCGAGACCCCTGCCGCCGCGATCCTTACAGACGCCCGCGGCGCCGAGATCCTCGCCGAGGCCGGGGAGAAACGCCCCGTCGTCGTGGTGGAAGACATCCGCAAGGTTTTAGGGCATGTCTCCGCCGAAATCTACGGCCACCCCGCCCGCGAGATGACCATGCTCGGGGTGACCGGCACCTCCGGCAAAACCACCACAAGCTACCTCCTCGAGCGCGGACTCATGGCCGCCGGGCACAAGGTCGGACTCATCGGCACCACCGGCACGCGTATCGACGGCCGCGAGGTGCCCACCACCCTGACCACCCCGGAGGCACCGACCCTGCAGGCACTGTTCGCCGACATGCGCGCCGAGGGGGTCACCCACGTGGTCATGGAGGTCTCCTCCCACGCCTTAGAGCTCGGCCGGATCACGGGCACGGATTTCGACGTCGCCGGATTTACCAACTTGAGCCAGGACCACCTGGACTTCCACCCGACGATGGAGGACTACTTCCAGGCGAAGGCCCGCTTCTTCGATCCGGCATCGCCTCTGCACGCACAGCGCGCGGTGATCTGCGTCGACGACGACTGGGGTCAAAGGATGGCCGAGATCGCCGGGGACCAGGCCCTGAGGGTGGCCACGAGTGACAAGCGCGGGGCGGATCTCGTCGGCACGCAAATTTCCCAGGACGCCACCGGCGCCCAGGTCGTCGAGGTCACCGGAACCGATGCGACCGTACGCTTCGATCTCTCCCTGCCGGGAGACTTCAACGTTGCCAACGCGACCTTGGCCGTGGGCATGGCCCGCGCGATCGATGCGGATCTCGAGGCCTTCGCCCGCGGCATCAGCACCGTTGAGGTGCCCGGGCGCATGGAGCGTATCGATCAGGGCCAGGACTTCCTGGCGGTCGTCGACTACGCCCACAAGCCCGCCGCCGTGGCCGCCGTGCTGCACACCCTGCGCGCGCAGATTGACGGGCGCATCGGGGTGGTCGTCGGCACCGGCGGCGACCGGGATCCCTCCAAGCGGCCCATCATGGGCGCCGAAGCGGCCCGCGGCGCCGAGTTCGTCGTGGTCACCGACGATAACCCGCGCACCGAAGACCCCGCCCCGATCCGCGCGGCCGTCTACCGCGGCGCCGTCGAGGCCGGCACCGACGCGGAGATCATCGAGCTCGGCTCGCGCGCCGAGGCAATCGATGCCGTGGTCCAGTGGGCCCAGCCGGGCGATGCGATCGTGGTGGTGGGCAAGGGACACGAAGTCGGCCAGATCGTCGGCGATACCGTGCACCACTTCGACGACCGCGAGGAAGTCCGCCGCGCGCTCACCGAACGCGGCTACTCCGCAGCCGAGACCACACCCGAGAACAACTGA